One Ignavibacteria bacterium genomic window carries:
- a CDS encoding SufE family protein translates to MNETAINNKSIQEIENELIEDFSTFDNWTDKYEYIIDLGKNLPLIDPKYKIDEYKVTGCQSQVWLRPEFKDGRVYYFADSDAIITKGLIALLIKVLSGQKPEDVVNSDMAFIDKIGMREHLSPTRSNGLVSMISYMKNYAKSFLNKN, encoded by the coding sequence ATGAACGAAACCGCAATAAATAATAAATCAATTCAGGAAATCGAAAACGAGTTAATCGAAGACTTTTCTACGTTCGATAATTGGACTGACAAATACGAATACATCATCGACCTCGGAAAAAATCTTCCTTTGATTGACCCGAAATATAAAATCGATGAATACAAAGTCACCGGTTGTCAGTCACAAGTATGGCTCCGTCCCGAATTCAAAGATGGAAGAGTATATTATTTTGCCGACAGCGATGCAATCATTACAAAAGGATTAATTGCCCTGCTCATAAAAGTTTTATCGGGACAAAAACCCGAAGACGTTGTAAATTCTGATATGGCATTCATCGATAAAATCGGAATGCGCGAGCATTTATCACCGACCCGCTCAAACGGACTCGTGTCAATGATAAGCTACATGAAAAATTATGCAAAAAGTTTTTTAAACAAGAATTAA
- a CDS encoding iron-sulfur cluster assembly protein: MKEEVIKVLKMCFDPEIPVNIYDLGLIYDVKIAENNDVLVIMTLTSPSCPVAGTLPGEVEEKLKNHPMVHDAKVHITFEPPWDMNKMSEEAKLELGFL, from the coding sequence GTGAAGGAAGAAGTCATCAAAGTTTTAAAAATGTGTTTTGACCCCGAAATACCTGTTAATATTTATGATTTAGGGTTAATTTATGATGTTAAAATCGCGGAGAACAATGATGTGCTTGTGATTATGACTTTGACTTCGCCGTCATGCCCCGTTGCGGGAACACTGCCTGGTGAAGTCGAGGAAAAACTGAAAAATCATCCGATGGTTCACGATGCAAAAGTTCACATAACGTTTGAACCTCCGTGGGATATGAATAAAATGTCCGAAGAAGCTAAGCTTGAGCTTGGATTTTTATAA
- a CDS encoding 2Fe-2S iron-sulfur cluster-binding protein, giving the protein MSVKYFSLKIAKKTFLTKDSASFTFEIPDTLKKFFEYKPGQYLAFRVILNGKEYRREYSICSSPHTDEPLSFACKVTNNGVVSNYLVNVLNEGDRIETLPPNGSFTPELSAGNKKTYLLIAGGSGITPLFAILKSILACEPDSKVILYYGSENEENIMFKKELDEYAKDNPERLIVCYTLHAYDSNWKGLKGFINVHDLARIIKNSFNDTGYEHPPEKPQNLETFICGPMPMMDLVKSELLLWKIPNEKIHTEYFTPPIPDIMEIVEEELVPRKVRVILDREDEIITVDPLKTILQAAIDAGLDPPYSCRSGICTTCRAKLLSGKVKMDEREGLSDAEIEEGYILTCQSHPLTDDVQVEYM; this is encoded by the coding sequence ATGTCTGTTAAATACTTCTCATTAAAAATCGCCAAAAAAACTTTTCTCACAAAAGATTCCGCATCGTTTACGTTTGAAATTCCCGATACATTAAAAAAATTCTTTGAATACAAACCCGGTCAGTATCTTGCCTTCAGAGTAATCCTCAACGGCAAGGAATACCGCCGAGAATATTCAATTTGCAGCAGTCCGCATACTGATGAACCGCTTTCATTTGCCTGCAAAGTTACCAACAACGGCGTTGTTTCAAATTATCTCGTAAACGTTCTGAATGAAGGCGACAGAATAGAAACGCTTCCCCCCAACGGAAGTTTTACTCCCGAGCTTTCAGCCGGTAACAAAAAAACTTATTTACTCATTGCTGGAGGAAGCGGTATCACACCTTTGTTTGCAATTTTGAAATCCATTCTTGCATGCGAACCCGACAGCAAAGTTATTTTATATTATGGCAGTGAGAACGAGGAAAACATCATGTTCAAAAAAGAGCTCGATGAATACGCAAAAGATAATCCCGAAAGATTAATTGTTTGCTATACTTTGCATGCTTACGACAGCAACTGGAAAGGATTAAAAGGTTTTATCAATGTTCATGACTTAGCCCGTATCATAAAAAATTCTTTCAACGATACTGGATATGAACATCCTCCTGAAAAACCACAGAACCTTGAAACTTTCATCTGCGGTCCCATGCCTATGATGGATTTAGTTAAAAGCGAATTGCTGCTATGGAAAATTCCTAACGAGAAAATTCATACCGAATATTTTACTCCTCCCATACCTGATATAATGGAAATTGTTGAAGAGGAGCTTGTCCCGAGAAAAGTCAGAGTAATTCTCGACCGTGAAGATGAAATTATAACCGTTGACCCGCTGAAAACCATACTGCAGGCGGCAATTGACGCGGGACTTGACCCGCCTTACTCATGCCGCAGCGGCATTTGCACAACCTGCCGCGCAAAGCTTTTATCCGGCAAAGTAAAAATGGATGAACGCGAAGGGCTTTCAGATGCTGAAATCGAGGAGGGATACATACTCACCTGTCAGTCACACCCCCTGACCGATGATGTTCAAGTGGAATATATGTAA